Proteins encoded together in one Myxocyprinus asiaticus isolate MX2 ecotype Aquarium Trade chromosome 21, UBuf_Myxa_2, whole genome shotgun sequence window:
- the LOC127412326 gene encoding probable N-acetyltransferase camello, with protein sequence MAELQIRLYQDDDDEDVKEIFTLGMSEHIPSSFMHILKQPLPQMILVCVFCALLTSSMSILLPILTVTLLLAAGRQGVSYMFTKYIQTSLNQDLNHIRQTYLESPNSCFWVAESQDCVVGTVACLPAQFENCLELKRMSVKKSHRGQGIAKALCRTVADFARERGFQGVVLHTSVVQTDAQKLYEHMGYHKIREFVVPEVIARLTNFTILEYRLNLKQNCD encoded by the coding sequence ATGGCTGAGCTACAGATTCGTCTCTaccaagatgatgatgatgaggatgtgAAGGAGATTTTTACCCTGGGAATGAGCGAGCATATCCCATCCTCCTTCATGCACATTCTCAAACAGCCCCTGCCACAGATGattctggtgtgtgtgttttgcgctTTGCTGACCAGCTCCATGTCCATTCTTTTGCCCATACTTACAGTGACCCTGCTTCTGGCTGCAGGCAGGCAGGGTGTGAGCTACATGTTCACAAAGTACATCCAGACCTCTCTTAATCAAGATCTCAACCACATACGACAGACCTACCTGGAATCTCCAAACTCCTGCTTCTGGGTAGCCGAGAGTCAAGATTGTGTTGTTGGTACAGTAGCGTGTTTACCCGCGCAATTTGAGAACTGCCTGGAACTAAAGCGGATGTCCGTTAAAAAGTCTCACCGGGGACAGGGTATTGCCAAAGCACTGTGCCGTACAGTGGCAGATTTTGCTCGTGAACGGGGTTTTCAAGGAGTAGTGCTTCACACATCGGTGGTCCAGACAGATGCACAGAAGCTCTATGAACATATGGGCTACCACAAGATCAGAGAATTTGTTGTTCCAGAAGTAATTGCCAGACTTACTAATTTCACAATATTGGAGTACCGGCTCAACCTAAAAcagaattgtgactga
- the LOC127412136 gene encoding metal cation symporter ZIP8-like, whose translation MEESFFQSILRFYGENNSLSTGNLENLLHLLTSRHSTSIDNDANPLKNAECLSLSELLSSFGLGNASVVNLDDLQLMCPAILTQILLPGCPHTSPSDQKAPDHKVWGYGFLAVTVINLAALLGLLLVPFTKKPYFPKVLTYFIGLAIGTLFSNAVLQLIPEALGLDPKDDNYVLNAVGIFGGFYLLFITERILKMALKADSEFGHSHFPPLQSADIAITTFSNDIVISNIGSDIITNNTNHEINTNNSNEKSSSPVESPVIEQNACVLLSCRWLRGDRMSNIKTVAWMITLTDALHNFIDGLAIGASFTLSLLTGFSTSIAIFCEEFPHELGDFVILLNSGMSVAQAACFNLLSAMCCYLGLALGILLGNNFAPNPIFAIAGGMFLYIALADMFPEMNSIMAGQTRGYREKIVFFLIQNAGLLTGFAVILLITMFAGEINLG comes from the exons ATGGAGGAAAGCTTTTTCCAAAGTATTTTACGCTTCTATGGCGAAAACAACTCGCTCTCCACGGGAAACCTGGAAAACTTGCTGCATCTCCTCACAAGCCGACACTCGACATCTATCGATAATGACGCCAACCCGCTAAAGAATGCAGAG TGTTTGTCATTGTCAGAGCTGCTGTCTTCCTTTGGGTTGGGTAATGCTTCTGTGGTCAATCTAGATGATCTGCAGTTGATGTGTCCAGCTATTCTCACTCAGATCCTGTTACCTGGTTGCCCTCACACATCTCCCTCTGACCAAAAAGCCCCTGACCACAAAG TTTGGGGTTATGGGTTCCTGGCTGTGACTGTGATAAACTTGGCTGCTCTGTTGGGTTTACTTCTGGTGCCTTTTACCAAAAAACCATATTTTCCAAAAGTCTTGACTTACTTCATTGGACTGGCCATTggaacactgttttcaaatgctGTACTGCAACTCATCCCAGAG GCCCTTGGCTTAGATCCCAAAGATGATAACTACGTGCTGAATGCAGTTGGGATTTTTGGTGGGTTTTATCTCCTGTTCATCACTGAGCGGATTTTAAAGATGGCACTGAAAGCAGATTCAGAG TTTGGCCACAGTCATTTTCctcccctgcagtcagctgataTTGCCATCACCACCTTCAGCAATGACATTGTCATAAGCAACATTGGCAGTGACATCATTACAAACAACACCAATCATGAAATCAACACTAATAACTCTAATGAGAAGTCCAGCAGCCCAGTTGAGAGTCCAGTAATTGaacag AACGCATGCGTGTTGTTGAGTTGTCGCTGGCTGAGAGGGGACCGAATGTCTAACATAAAGACTGTGGCTTGGATGATCACTCTCACTGATGCACTACATAACTTCATAGATGGTCTGGCCATTGGAGCGTCCTTCACTCTCTCGCTCCTCACAGGCTTCAGCACCTCTATTGCCATCTTCTGTGAAGAGTTTCCTCATGAGCTGG gTGATTTTGTGATTCTGTTGAACTCAGGCATGAGTGTGGCACAAGCAGCATGTTTTAATTTGCTGTCAGCTATGTGCTGTTATCTTGGTCTTGCACTTGGGATCCTGCTTGGCAACAACTTTGCTCCAAATCCTATCTTTGCTATTGCTGGTGGAATGTTCCTCTACATCGCCCTTGCAGACATG TTCCCAGAGATGAACAGTATCATGGCAGGACAAACCAGAGGTTATCGAGAAAAGATTGTGTTCTTCCTGATCCAAAATGCAGGACTGCTCACTGGATTTGCTGTAATTCTGCTTATTACCATGTTTGCTGGAGAAATCAATCTGGGCTAG